In a single window of the bacterium genome:
- a CDS encoding ImmA/IrrE family metallo-endopeptidase produces MIPTRRPQQGEGRAEAVSCGRRLAAWAIRRFGNNPFRLAADMGWRVVCEAEDAPHFPTARLAVWEGDTRTIRLFMQPVRRQFLQEDFGVRFTCCHEIFHGLYACAGGLDTPPAPALNLREQEQAAEAFARALMFA; encoded by the coding sequence ATGATACCGACACGACGACCACAGCAAGGGGAGGGCCGGGCAGAAGCGGTAAGCTGCGGACGGCGGTTGGCCGCGTGGGCAATCAGACGATTCGGCAACAACCCGTTTCGCCTGGCGGCGGATATGGGGTGGCGTGTGGTCTGCGAGGCGGAAGATGCGCCGCACTTTCCCACGGCGCGGCTGGCGGTTTGGGAAGGGGACACGCGGACGATTCGCCTGTTTATGCAACCGGTGCGCCGGCAATTCTTGCAGGAGGATTTTGGCGTGCGGTTCACCTGCTGCCATGAAATCTTTCACGGTTTGTATGCCTGCGCCGGAGGCTTGGACACGCCGCCCGCGCCCGCGTTGAATCTGCGCGAGCAGGAACAAGCGGCCGAGGCGTTTGCCCGCGCCTTGATGTTTGCCTGA